In Halopelagius inordinatus, a single genomic region encodes these proteins:
- a CDS encoding DUF5830 family protein, whose translation MDATERVELGVELLAHLESESLPLSDAVDRIETVTTNPTLTRDILDAAELRGVIDREDGRIRTRRGGTYVEFESQVVERDGEFDCRRCGASISTGHFVRFEAGELGPFGSSCVRKVLGRD comes from the coding sequence ATGGACGCGACAGAGCGCGTCGAACTCGGCGTGGAACTGCTCGCACATCTCGAATCCGAATCCCTCCCGCTCTCCGACGCCGTCGACAGAATCGAGACGGTGACGACGAACCCGACGCTGACGCGCGACATCTTGGACGCCGCCGAACTGCGCGGCGTCATAGACCGCGAGGACGGCAGAATTCGGACGCGCCGCGGCGGGACGTACGTCGAGTTCGAGAGTCAGGTCGTCGAGCGAGACGGCGAGTTCGACTGCCGTCGCTGCGGTGCGAGCATCTCGACGGGGCATTTCGTTCGCTTCGAGGCCGGCGAACTCGGTCCGTTCGGCTCCTCGTGCGTCAGAAAAGTGCTCGGCCGCGACTGA